The following proteins come from a genomic window of Bombyx mori chromosome 18, ASM3026992v2:
- the LOC101739872 gene encoding chymotrypsin-2: MFAISLIVLVIIGGSAYGVPVLEVNSERIIGGEDAPEAYSPHMIALIEGYYFRFLMCGGSIITKRHILTAAHCIDPSIIDGKLSETLNGRIGSNQWNSGGMTVKFKTFKNHPHWDVENIKNDAGILITKNDIEFSLEVRSVALGYEWVGEGEKASVTGWGNTGPRVVGGVVQISPTPDDLQLLYVETIATDRCSKDMREAAAELWWGPVPDVDPHLEICTFHSVGHGMCNGDSGSALLTVKDGKQVGIVSWGLPCAIGAPDIFTRIAGVRDFLEDVLNESLTEEINSRSLFEGFNV, from the exons ATGTTTGCAATCAGTTTGATAGTTCTGGTGATAATCGGAGGGAGTGCATATG GGGTTCCTGTGTTGGAGGTCAATTCTGAAAGGATAATTGGTGGAGAAGATGCTCCTGAGGCCTATTCTCCTCACATGATCGCCCTCATTGAGGGGTATTACTTCAGATTCTTAATGTGTGGAGGTTCTATAATCACTAAGAGACACATTCTGACTGCAGCGCATTGTATTGATCCTAGTATTATCGATGGAAAACTATCCGA AACCCTCAATGGGCGAATCGGCTCGAACCAATGGAACTCGGGCGGTATGACGGTCAAGTTTAAAACCTTCAAGAACCATCCCCATTGGGATGTGGAAAATATAAAGAATGATGCTGGGATTCTCATCACTAAAAACGACATTGAGTTCAGCTTAGAAGTCAGAAGTGTTGCTCTTGGATACGAATGGGTGGGAGAAGGAGAGAAAGCCTCTGTGACAGGCTGGGGGAACACCGGACCCAGGGTTGTAGGTGGTGTTGTA CAAATATCACCTACTCCGGATGATTTGCAACTCCTGTACGTAGAGACGATAGCAACTGACCGGTGCAGCAAGGATATGAGAGAAGCAGCAGCAGAGTTGTGGTGGGGACCGGTTCCTGATGTCGAtcctcaccttgaaatatgcaCGTTCCACTCCGTTGGTCATGGCATGTGCAAT GGTGATTCTGGAAGTGCTCTTTTGACTGTCAAGGACGGAAAGCAAGTGGGTATTGTCTCTTGGGGACTGCCTTGCGCCATTGGAGCTCCAGATATCTTTACGAGAATAGCTGGCGTGCGCGACTTCTTGGAAGATGTTTTAAATGAAAGTTTGACCGAAGAAATCAACTCAAGATCGCTGTTTGAAGGTTTCAATGTTTGA
- the LOC101737248 gene encoding chymotrypsin-2, with amino-acid sequence MLMNSLIRATGEMNVKYGILFVALFAAAWALPKPEDDMSIFYEHVDRNARIVGGSQAAQGSHPHMVAMTNGIFIRSFVCGGSVLTARTVLTAAHCIAAVFIFGSLSGNLRLTVGTNQWNSGGTLHAVSRNITHPNYVSNTIKNDLGILITSSNIVFNDRVRPISLSFDYVPGGVPVRVAGWGRVRANGALSTNLLEINVRTIDAQTCVRTAAQAAIDLNMRAPPVEPHIELCTFHAEGTGTCNGDSGSALARTDSGLQVGIVSWGFPCALGAPDMFVRVSAFRSWLQQNIAN; translated from the exons ATGTTAATGAATAGTCTGATTCGGGCGACGGGAGAAATGAACGTAAAATACGGAATACTTTTTGTGGCGCTCTTTGCGGCTGCCTGGG CCCTCCCCAAGCCTGAAGATGACATGTCCATCTTCTATGAGCATGTGGACCGGAACGCTCGTATTGTGGGGGGTAGCCAGGCAGCTCAGGGCAGCCACCCCCACATGGTAGCGATGACTAATGGTATCTTCATCAGGAGCTTTGTCTGCGGAGGCTCAGTGCTCACCGCACGCACGGTGCTCACCGCTGCTCATTGCATTGCCGCTGTATTCATATTTGGAAGTCTCTCTGG AAATCTTCGTCTGACAGTCGGTACAAACCAATGGAACTCTGGTGGTACCCTCCACGCTGTCTCCAGAAACATCACCCACCCTAACTACGTGTCCAATACTATCAAGAACGACTTGGGTATTCTCATAACTTCCTCGAACATCGTCTTCAACGACCGCGTCAGGCCTATCTCTTTGAGTTTTGACTACGTACCTGGAGGCGTCCCTGTCAGGGTTGCTGGATGGGGAAGAGTTAGG GCTAACGGTGCTCTCTCCACGAATCTTCTGGAGATCAATGTGAGAACCATTGATGCTCAGACTTGCGTGAGGACTGCGGCCCAGGCGGCCATTGATCTTAACATGAGGGCTCCTCCTGTCGAACCTCACATCGAGCTCTGCACATTCCACGCAGAAGGAACTGGTACTTGCAAT GGTGACAGTGGCAGCGCATTGGCTCGGACCGACAGCGGTCTCCAAGTCGGCATCGTGTCGTGGGGCTTCCCTTGCGCGCTGGGAGCTCCTGACATGTTCGTCAGAGTCAGCGCCTTCCGGTCCTGGCTGCAACAAAACATAGCTAATTAA